Proteins encoded by one window of Cryptomeria japonica unplaced genomic scaffold, Sugi_1.0 HiC_scaffold_394, whole genome shotgun sequence:
- the LOC131871332 gene encoding aspartic proteinase nepenthesin-1-like: MERSKLLGFVVLICFTIPTISCSSDRLFSGWPKSSSDENVKIRVNMTRRSERELGFSERLGLAVDRSKKRMKKIEALIRGQLDAETPVEVGDGEFLMSVALGTPSVSFEAIVDTGSDLIWTQCKPCKDCFSQPTPIFDPSKSPTFSTIPCGDSLCDALGSTQTGCNPDCTFMYQYGDGSFTSGDLAYETLSIGSSKVKGIAFGCGHDNEGQGFSQGGGLVGLGRGGLSLISQLGSKAENMFSYCLLPITDSSSQTSPLFFGEGASLSGGAKTLPLIKSSIIPTFWYIPITGITLNGKALDIPPGTFDLQSDGSGGMIIDSGTTVTILDQAAYSPLKEAIQSAIDLTPVDGSSTGLDLCYHTSSAHLTLPTLVFNFKGGVDYELPADNFFIQASENLLCLAMLGEPSGNPSIFGNIQQQNFHILYNNAQNTLSFKPTKCDSL; encoded by the coding sequence atggagCGTTCAAAGCTGTTGGGTTTTGTGGTCTTGATATGCTTTACTATTCCAACGATATCATGTTCTTCGGACAGACTGTTTAGTGGTTGGCCGAAGTCTAGCAGcgatgaaaatgtaaaaataaggGTGAATATGACGCGCAGATCAGAGAGAGAGTTGGGTTTTTCTGAGAGATTGGGTTTGGCTGTGGATCGAAGTAAGAAGCGAATGAAGAAGATAGAGGCATTGATAAGAGGGCAATTAGACGCTGAAACGCCCGTTGAAGTAGGGGATGGAGAATTTCTGATGAGCGTTGCACTGGGAACGCCCTCTGTGAGCTTCGAAGCGATTGTGGACACGGGGAGCGATCTGATTTGGACTCAGTGCAAGCCTTGCAAGGACTGCTTCTCTCAGCCTACGCCAATCTTCGACCCCTCCAAGTCCCCCACATTTTCCACAATTCCCTGCGGTGATTCTCTTTGTGACGCCTTGGGGAGTACGCAAACCGGATGCAATCCAGATTGTACCTTTATGTATCAGTATGGCGATGGTTCCTTCACCAGCGGCGACCTGGCTTACGAGACATTGTCAATTGGGAGCAGCAAGGTTAAAGGCATTGcatttggatgcgggcatgacaacGAAGGACAAGGATTCTCTCAGGGTGGTGGCCTTGTGGGACTGGGAAGAGGTGGTCTCTCCCTTATCTCACAGCTGGGTTCCAAAGCAGAGAACATGTTCTCTTACTGTCTTTTGCCCATCACCGACTCTTCTTCACAAACCAGCCCCCTCTTTTTCGGCGAGGGTGCTTCCTTGAGCGGAGGAGCCAAGACTCTCCCACTCATCAAGAGCAGTATCATTCCCACTTTCTGGTACATTCCTATTACAGGAATcaccctcaatggtaaggcactagATATTCCTCCTGGAACTTTCGATCTGCAATCGGACGGCAGCGGAGGTATGATCATCGACTCCGGAACCACTGTTACCATCCTGGACCAGGCTGCCTACTCTCCTCTTAAGGAAGCAATTCAGTCCGCCATTGATCTCACTCCTGTAGACGGCTCTTCTACAGGTTTGGATCTTTGTTACCACACATCATCCGCTCACCTCACCTTGCCAACCCTCGTCTTCAACTTCAAAGGCGGCGTGGATTACGAGCTTCCGGCAGACAACTTTTTCATTCAGGCATCTGAAAATCTCTTGTGCCTGGCAATGTTGGGTGAACCATCGGGGAATCCTTCCATCTTCGGAAACATACAGCAGCAAAACTTCCATATCCTTTACAACAATGCTCAGAACACGCTCTCTTTCAAGCCCACTAAGTGTGATTCTCTTTaa